In the genome of Nevskiales bacterium, the window ATGAAACGCATCGGACGCCGCTATCGCACCGGCCGAGCGGACGGCCACTACGACGTCATCGTCATCGGCTCGGGGATCGGCGGGCTGACGAGCGCAGCGCTGCTGTCGAAACTGGGCCGCAAGGTCGGCGTGCTGGAACAGCACTACACCGCCGGCGGCTTCACTCACTCCTACGAGCGCAACGGCTACGAATGGGACGTCGGCGTGCACTACATTGGCGAGATGCAGCGGCAGAACTCGCCGCTGCGGCGCATCTTCGACCTGATCACCGACGGCCAGCTGCAGTGGGCGCCGATGGACCCCTGCTATGACCGCATCATCATCGGCGGG includes:
- a CDS encoding FAD-dependent oxidoreductase, with the protein product MKRIGRRYRTGRADGHYDVIVIGSGIGGLTSAALLSKLGRKVGVLEQHYTAGGFTHSYERNGYEWDVGVHYIGEMQRQNSPLRRIFDLITDGQLQWAPMDPCYDRIIIGG